The Blastomonas fulva genome contains a region encoding:
- a CDS encoding NAD(P) transhydrogenase subunit alpha: MKIAVLKEQASGERRVSASPETVKKFIALGAEMAVETGAGEFASVSDADFAAAGATVASRAEVLAGADIIFGIQGPDPASLAGAKPGAMIAASLNPFGERARIDAYAAAGFQALALEFMPRITRAQSMDILSSQSNLAGYKAVLDGASEYGKAFPMMMTAAGTVSAAKVFVMGVGVAGLQAIATARRLGAQVSATDVRSATKEQIQSLGAKAIFVENVAGIEGEGAGGYATEMSDEYKAAQAELVSSHIAKQDIVITTALIPGRAAPRLVSDAQIASMKPGSVLVDLAVEQGGNVEGAVAGEVVIRHGVKIVGHRNVPSRLATDASALFSRNLFNFFSAFWDKEAKAPVFPDDDEIVQGVRVTMGGKVVSERLLAS; this comes from the coding sequence ATGAAAATCGCGGTCCTCAAGGAGCAGGCATCGGGTGAACGGCGCGTTTCGGCGAGCCCGGAAACGGTGAAGAAATTCATCGCGCTGGGCGCGGAAATGGCGGTCGAGACCGGGGCGGGCGAGTTCGCGTCGGTATCCGATGCCGATTTCGCCGCTGCCGGTGCCACTGTCGCCTCGCGCGCAGAGGTGCTCGCGGGTGCCGATATCATCTTCGGCATCCAGGGGCCCGATCCCGCCAGCCTGGCCGGCGCCAAGCCGGGCGCGATGATCGCAGCGTCGCTGAACCCGTTCGGCGAGCGGGCGCGCATCGATGCCTATGCCGCCGCGGGCTTTCAGGCGCTCGCGCTCGAGTTCATGCCGCGCATCACCCGTGCGCAGTCGATGGATATCCTGTCGTCGCAGTCGAACCTTGCCGGATACAAGGCGGTGCTCGATGGCGCCTCCGAATACGGCAAGGCGTTCCCGATGATGATGACCGCCGCAGGCACGGTGTCGGCTGCCAAGGTCTTCGTGATGGGTGTCGGCGTTGCCGGGCTCCAGGCGATCGCCACCGCACGGCGTCTGGGCGCGCAGGTGTCGGCCACCGACGTCCGCTCGGCAACCAAGGAACAGATCCAGTCGCTGGGCGCCAAGGCGATCTTCGTCGAAAACGTCGCCGGCATCGAGGGCGAAGGCGCAGGCGGCTATGCAACCGAAATGTCGGACGAATACAAGGCGGCGCAGGCCGAATTGGTCTCGTCGCACATCGCCAAGCAGGATATCGTGATCACCACCGCGCTGATCCCGGGCCGCGCCGCGCCGCGGCTGGTTTCCGACGCGCAGATCGCTAGCATGAAGCCCGGCAGCGTCCTGGTCGACCTTGCGGTCGAGCAGGGCGGCAATGTCGAGGGCGCGGTTGCAGGCGAGGTCGTGATCAGGCACGGCGTCAAGATCGTCGGCCACCGCAACGTGCCCTCGCGGCTTGCGACCGATGCCTCGGCGCTGTTCTCACGCAACCTGTTCAACTTCTTCTCGGCCTTCTGGGACAAGGAAGCCAAGGCGCCCGTGTTCCCCGACGATGACGAGATCGTCCAGGGCGTCCGCGTGACGATGGGCGGCAAAGTGGTCAGTGAGAGGCTGCTCGCGAGCTGA
- a CDS encoding aa3-type cytochrome c oxidase subunit IV, with product MANDMSSNNIETARQTYEGFMGWMKTGTIIAALVTAFVVVLIAS from the coding sequence ATGGCCAACGACATGTCCAGCAACAACATCGAAACCGCCCGCCAGACCTATGAAGGGTTCATGGGCTGGATGAAGACCGGCACGATCATCGCGGCGCTGGTGACAGCGTTCGTCGTCGTTCTCATCGCCAGCTGA
- a CDS encoding NAD(P)(+) transhydrogenase (Re/Si-specific) subunit beta, translated as MNFNRRSIRQRPLAFAAAACSALTSVPAFASGGDAAPVSPWVSLAYLVAGVFFILALRGLSSPETSRDGNRFGMIGMGIAVITTLITHDIANIVEIIAAIAIGGVAGFVIARKIKMTDMPQLVAAFHSLVGLAAVLVALAAWLNPEAFGILDATGQILAVSRVEMGLGVAIGAITFSGSVIAFLKLNGNMSGSPIMLPGRHVINLGVLAAILGMIAVYTVSPEGGPGEGWLFLAITVLAFIIGFLLIIPIGGADMPVVVSMLNSYSGWAAAAMGFTLSNTAMIITGALVGSSGAILSYIMCKAMNRSFISVIAGGFGAESGGGGDGAPKIDRPWKRGSAEDAAYMMKQAESVIIVPGYGMAVAQAQHALREMGDLLKKEGVSVKYAIHPVAGRMPGHMNVLLAEANVPYDEVFELEDINSEFAQTDVAFIIGANDVVNPAAKTDKSSPIYGMPVFDVDKAKTVFFIKRSMGGVGYAGVDNDVFYMDQTMMLLADAKKMVEDICKNLGH; from the coding sequence ATGAATTTCAATCGCCGTTCGATCCGCCAACGTCCGCTGGCGTTCGCCGCTGCTGCGTGCAGCGCGCTGACCTCGGTTCCCGCGTTTGCTTCGGGAGGCGATGCCGCCCCGGTGAGCCCTTGGGTGTCGCTGGCCTATCTGGTCGCCGGCGTGTTCTTCATTCTCGCGCTGCGCGGGCTTTCCAGCCCCGAAACCAGTCGCGACGGCAACCGTTTCGGCATGATCGGCATGGGCATCGCGGTGATCACCACGCTGATCACGCATGACATCGCCAACATCGTCGAGATCATCGCCGCGATCGCAATCGGCGGCGTTGCGGGCTTCGTCATCGCGCGCAAGATCAAGATGACCGACATGCCCCAGCTGGTGGCCGCATTCCACTCGCTGGTCGGCCTGGCCGCAGTGCTGGTGGCGCTGGCCGCATGGCTCAACCCCGAAGCGTTCGGCATTCTCGATGCCACCGGCCAGATCCTCGCGGTCAGCCGCGTCGAAATGGGCCTTGGCGTCGCGATCGGTGCGATCACCTTCTCGGGATCGGTCATCGCGTTCCTCAAGCTGAACGGCAACATGTCGGGTTCGCCGATCATGCTGCCGGGGCGTCATGTCATCAACCTGGGCGTGCTCGCCGCAATCCTCGGCATGATCGCAGTCTACACCGTGTCGCCCGAAGGCGGTCCCGGCGAAGGCTGGCTATTCCTCGCGATCACCGTACTCGCGTTCATCATCGGCTTCCTGCTGATCATCCCCATCGGCGGCGCGGACATGCCGGTCGTCGTCTCGATGCTCAACAGCTATTCGGGCTGGGCGGCAGCGGCGATGGGCTTCACCCTGTCGAACACCGCGATGATCATCACCGGTGCGCTGGTCGGCTCGTCGGGTGCGATCCTTTCCTACATCATGTGCAAGGCGATGAACCGCAGCTTCATCTCGGTGATCGCGGGCGGTTTCGGTGCCGAATCCGGCGGCGGCGGCGATGGCGCACCCAAGATCGATCGCCCGTGGAAGCGCGGCAGCGCCGAGGACGCGGCGTACATGATGAAGCAGGCCGAAAGCGTGATCATCGTGCCCGGCTACGGCATGGCGGTGGCGCAGGCGCAGCACGCGCTGCGCGAGATGGGCGACCTGCTCAAGAAGGAAGGCGTCAGCGTCAAATATGCGATCCACCCGGTTGCAGGCCGCATGCCCGGCCACATGAACGTGCTGCTCGCCGAAGCCAACGTGCCCTATGACGAGGTGTTCGAACTCGAGGACATCAACAGCGAGTTCGCGCAGACCGATGTCGCCTTCATCATCGGTGCCAACGATGTGGTCAATCCCGCGGCGAAGACCGACAAATCATCGCCGATCTATGGCATGCCGGTGTTCGATGTCGACAAGGCCAAGACCGTGTTCTTCATCAAGCGCTCGATGGGCGGCGTGGGCTATGCGGGTGTCGACAACGACGTGTTCTACATGGACCAGACGATGATGCTGCTCGCCGACGCCAAGAAGATGGTCGAGGATATCTGCAAGAACCTGGGGCACTGA
- the gcvH gene encoding glycine cleavage system protein GcvH produces the protein MSRYFTEEHEWVEVEGDIATVGITDYAQQQLGDVVFVDVPTEGKQFDKGDEAAVVESVKAASDVYSPVSGTIVEGNDVLADEPALVNTDPEGDGWFFKLELSDASELEGLMDEGAYKKYVAGL, from the coding sequence ATGAGCCGCTATTTTACCGAAGAACATGAATGGGTCGAAGTCGAAGGCGACATCGCCACCGTCGGCATCACCGACTACGCGCAGCAGCAACTGGGCGATGTGGTGTTCGTCGACGTCCCCACCGAGGGCAAGCAGTTCGACAAGGGCGATGAAGCCGCGGTCGTCGAATCGGTCAAGGCCGCCAGCGACGTCTACAGCCCGGTCTCGGGCACCATCGTCGAAGGCAATGACGTGCTCGCCGACGAGCCTGCGCTGGTCAACACCGATCCCGAAGGCGATGGCTGGTTCTTCAAGCTCGAGCTCAGCGATGCCAGCGAACTTGAAGGTCTGATGGATGAGGGCGCGTACAAGAAATACGTCGCAGGCCTCTGA
- the gcvPA gene encoding aminomethyl-transferring glycine dehydrogenase subunit GcvPA, whose translation MRYLPLNSHDRQAMLATVGVATIDDLFIDIPQEARLSGPIHDLPMHAPEMSVERHMKKLAGQNLVAGEVPFFMGAGAYRHHVPASVDHLIQRGEFLTAYTPYQPEIAQGTLQMLFEFQTQVARLLGVDVANASMYDGSTACWEAIGMARRITKRATALLSSGLHPHYVGVAKTMARFTGDALVHSAPTLTADTDIDALIAQIDKNTSCVVVQYPDILGRVGDLTALAQATQAAGALLIAVVTEPVALGALRSPGEMGADIVVGEGQSLGVGLQFGGPYVGLFGCKQKYVRQMPGRLCGETVDAEGKRGYVLTLSTREQHIRREKATSNICTNSGLCALAFSIHMTLLGEKGLRSLAEINHAMAVTAADRLAQVPGVSVLNDSFFNEFTLVLPKDARAIVRELADRQILGGVSLGRLYPEEAALSNGLIVAVTETATHEDIEAFAAALQEVLA comes from the coding sequence ATGCGCTATCTTCCCCTCAACTCCCATGACCGTCAGGCGATGCTGGCCACCGTTGGCGTCGCGACGATCGACGACCTGTTCATCGACATTCCACAGGAAGCGCGGCTGAGCGGGCCGATCCACGATCTGCCGATGCACGCGCCCGAAATGTCGGTCGAGCGCCACATGAAGAAGCTTGCCGGCCAGAACCTGGTTGCCGGCGAAGTGCCGTTCTTCATGGGGGCAGGCGCCTATCGCCACCATGTTCCCGCCTCGGTCGATCACCTGATCCAGCGCGGCGAGTTCCTCACTGCCTACACGCCCTATCAGCCCGAAATCGCGCAGGGCACCCTGCAGATGCTGTTCGAGTTCCAGACTCAGGTCGCACGGCTGCTGGGCGTCGATGTTGCCAATGCCTCGATGTACGACGGCTCGACCGCGTGCTGGGAAGCGATCGGCATGGCGCGGCGGATCACCAAGCGCGCGACCGCCCTGCTGTCGTCGGGTCTGCATCCGCATTATGTCGGCGTCGCCAAGACGATGGCGCGCTTCACCGGCGATGCACTGGTGCACTCCGCGCCGACGCTGACCGCAGACACCGATATCGACGCTCTGATCGCGCAGATCGACAAGAACACCAGCTGTGTCGTGGTGCAGTATCCCGACATTCTGGGCCGCGTGGGTGATCTCACCGCGCTGGCGCAGGCGACTCAGGCAGCCGGCGCGCTGCTGATCGCGGTGGTGACCGAGCCCGTGGCGCTGGGCGCGCTGCGCAGCCCGGGCGAGATGGGCGCGGACATCGTGGTCGGCGAAGGCCAGTCGCTTGGTGTCGGGCTGCAGTTCGGCGGGCCCTATGTGGGCCTGTTCGGCTGCAAGCAGAAATACGTCCGCCAGATGCCGGGCCGGCTTTGCGGCGAGACCGTCGATGCCGAGGGCAAACGCGGCTATGTGCTGACCTTGTCGACCCGCGAGCAGCATATCCGCCGCGAAAAGGCGACCAGCAACATCTGCACCAACTCGGGACTTTGCGCGCTGGCATTCAGCATCCATATGACATTGCTGGGCGAGAAGGGGCTGCGCTCGCTCGCCGAGATCAACCACGCGATGGCGGTGACCGCCGCTGACCGTCTGGCGCAGGTGCCCGGCGTGTCGGTGCTCAATGACAGCTTTTTCAACGAGTTCACTCTGGTTCTTCCCAAGGATGCGCGCGCGATCGTGCGCGAATTGGCTGATCGCCAGATCCTCGGCGGGGTTTCGCTCGGACGGCTTTACCCTGAAGAAGCAGCGCTTTCGAACGGGCTGATCGTCGCGGTGACAGAGACGGCGACGCATGAGGATATCGAGGCCTTCGCGGCCGCTTTGCAGGAGGTGCTGGCATGA
- a CDS encoding NAD(P) transhydrogenase subunit alpha: MDFISILSIFVMACFVGYYVVWSVTPALHTPLMAVTNAISSVIIVGALIASAEAGSAIAKYLGLLAVVFASVNIFGGFAVTERMLAMYKKKERK; the protein is encoded by the coding sequence ATGGACTTCATCTCAATCCTCTCGATCTTCGTGATGGCCTGCTTCGTGGGTTATTACGTTGTCTGGTCGGTGACCCCCGCGCTGCACACGCCGCTGATGGCGGTGACCAATGCGATTTCGTCGGTGATCATCGTCGGCGCGCTGATTGCCAGCGCCGAGGCCGGATCGGCTATCGCCAAATATCTGGGGCTGCTGGCAGTGGTGTTCGCATCGGTCAATATCTTCGGCGGCTTTGCCGTCACCGAGCGCATGCTTGCGATGTACAAGAAGAAGGAGCGCAAGTGA
- the gcvT gene encoding glycine cleavage system aminomethyltransferase GcvT translates to MTTDYIAEMLERIPDKLLTLDAWHRARGGRMVSFAGYQMPVQYEGVMAEHLWTRENAGLFDVSHMGQVLLTGEDPDGALETVVPGEIAKLPVNRMRYSLLLGEDGGVLDDLMITRRERDLYLVVNGACKYDDLAYMRETFPDEVVITLLDERALFALQGPKAGEALASLIPDVASLYFMQAGAFTLDDMSLWISRSGYTGEDGFEISVDCDHAAALADRLCAIDSVKPIGLGARDSLRLEAGLPLYGHDLDEDTSPIEGDLGFAISKRRRAEGGFAGAERVLGELTGGAPRKRVGLAVEGRQPVREGAELFAGDRLVGKVTSGGFAPSLGAPIAMGMVTAAHAAIGTALEAEVRGKRIAVTVAAMPFVPHRYHRPTAA, encoded by the coding sequence ATGACCACCGATTATATCGCCGAGATGCTCGAGCGCATTCCTGACAAATTGCTGACGCTGGACGCCTGGCACCGCGCGCGGGGTGGCCGGATGGTATCGTTTGCGGGCTACCAGATGCCAGTGCAGTATGAAGGCGTCATGGCAGAGCATCTGTGGACGCGCGAGAACGCCGGATTGTTCGATGTCAGCCATATGGGCCAGGTGCTGCTGACCGGCGAAGACCCCGATGGCGCGCTCGAAACGGTGGTCCCCGGCGAGATCGCCAAGCTCCCTGTCAACCGCATGCGCTATTCGCTGTTGCTCGGCGAGGATGGCGGCGTGCTCGACGATCTGATGATCACCCGGCGCGAGCGAGACCTTTATCTGGTGGTCAATGGCGCCTGCAAATATGATGACCTTGCCTATATGCGCGAGACTTTCCCCGATGAGGTGGTGATCACGCTGCTCGACGAGCGCGCGCTGTTCGCGCTGCAGGGGCCCAAGGCGGGCGAAGCACTGGCCAGCCTGATCCCCGACGTGGCCTCGCTCTATTTCATGCAGGCGGGCGCTTTCACGCTGGACGACATGTCGCTGTGGATCAGCCGCTCGGGCTATACCGGCGAGGACGGTTTCGAGATCAGCGTGGATTGCGACCATGCCGCGGCACTGGCCGACCGGTTGTGCGCGATCGACAGCGTCAAGCCGATCGGGCTGGGCGCGCGCGATTCGCTGCGGCTTGAGGCGGGCCTGCCGCTCTACGGCCATGACCTGGATGAAGACACCAGCCCGATCGAAGGCGATCTGGGCTTTGCGATCAGCAAGCGTCGCCGCGCCGAAGGCGGCTTTGCCGGTGCCGAGCGCGTGCTGGGCGAACTCACCGGCGGTGCACCGCGCAAGCGCGTCGGCCTGGCCGTCGAGGGCCGCCAGCCGGTGCGCGAGGGCGCCGAGCTGTTTGCGGGTGATCGTCTGGTTGGCAAGGTGACCTCGGGCGGTTTCGCCCCCAGCCTGGGCGCGCCGATCGCGATGGGCATGGTCACGGCCGCGCACGCCGCCATCGGCACCGCGCTGGAAGCCGAGGTGCGTGGCAAGCGCATCGCGGTCACCGTCGCTGCCATGCCCTTTGTACCCCATCGCTACCACCGGCCCACCGCGGCCTGA
- a CDS encoding aspartate/glutamate racemase family protein codes for MRKIGLIGGMSWVSTETYYRLINKEVQKRAGSLCSGPMVIESLNFCDLAQVTTPEGWDHAAEKLTAAARSLEQAGATAILICANSMHKVYDRVQGAVSVPIIHIADCVGEKMQADGIKRAALIGTRNVMLESFYRQRLIRHGISLLAPKMDRVEEIDRIIYDELMEGRVVRESERTMKTFLTNIAKEDVEAVVLGCTELEMIIDTKANVLPIYDGTEIHAHAAVDWIMGEG; via the coding sequence ATGCGGAAGATAGGCCTGATCGGCGGGATGAGCTGGGTTTCGACCGAAACCTATTACCGGCTGATCAACAAGGAAGTGCAGAAGCGCGCAGGATCGCTGTGCAGCGGTCCGATGGTGATCGAGAGCCTGAACTTCTGCGATCTGGCGCAGGTGACCACGCCCGAGGGCTGGGATCATGCCGCCGAAAAGCTCACCGCAGCGGCGCGCTCGCTCGAACAGGCGGGCGCCACCGCGATCCTGATCTGCGCCAATTCGATGCACAAGGTCTACGACCGGGTGCAGGGCGCCGTCAGCGTGCCGATCATCCACATCGCCGATTGCGTCGGCGAGAAGATGCAGGCCGATGGTATCAAGCGTGCCGCGCTGATCGGGACGCGCAACGTGATGCTCGAGAGCTTCTATCGCCAGCGGCTGATCCGTCACGGCATCAGCCTGCTCGCGCCCAAGATGGACCGCGTCGAGGAGATCGACCGGATCATCTATGACGAGCTGATGGAAGGCCGGGTGGTGCGCGAATCCGAGCGCACGATGAAGACGTTCCTCACCAACATCGCCAAGGAAGACGTCGAGGCGGTGGTGCTCGGCTGCACCGAGCTCGAGATGATCATCGACACCAAGGCCAATGTGCTGCCGATCTATGATGGCACCGAGATCCACGCGCATGCCGCGGTCGACTGGATCATGGGCGAGGGTTGA
- a CDS encoding deoxyguanosinetriphosphate triphosphohydrolase, protein MHPRAPYACDPDATRGRQYAEGGAPTRGPRSAFQRDRDRIIHSISFRRLRHKTQVFVAPDGDHYRVRLTHSLEVAQIGRTIARALGLDEDLTEALCLAHDIGHPPFGHAGEDALQEAMAGQGGFDHNAHTLRALHVLESPYPRWQGLNLSWEVLEGLAKHNGPVSAAPWALAEIDAAFDLDLGRHASLEAQVAAVADDIAYDNHDIDDGLRAGFLAFDDLLALPFAAAQWDAIRQRFADVSPDRLQAEFVRDQIGLMVNDVIASTRARIAALGITSIEDVRSAGQTIAGFSEPMAAQERQLKAFMYERVYHHPRQLEAAALAREVIAALFAAYRGDPGLLPEDWRTRMPASEPPQSRHFADFLAGMTDRFALTCHRAIFGHAPEGLSHV, encoded by the coding sequence ATGCACCCCCGCGCTCCTTATGCCTGCGATCCCGATGCCACGCGCGGACGGCAATATGCCGAAGGCGGTGCGCCAACCCGGGGCCCGCGTAGCGCATTCCAGCGCGACCGCGACCGCATCATCCACTCGATCAGCTTTCGCCGCCTTCGCCACAAGACGCAGGTGTTCGTCGCGCCCGATGGCGACCATTACCGTGTCCGGCTGACCCACAGCCTCGAGGTGGCGCAGATCGGGCGGACGATCGCGCGCGCATTGGGGCTCGACGAGGATCTGACCGAGGCCCTGTGCCTGGCGCACGATATCGGCCACCCGCCGTTCGGGCATGCCGGCGAGGATGCGCTGCAGGAAGCGATGGCGGGGCAGGGCGGCTTCGATCACAACGCCCACACGCTGCGCGCGCTGCACGTGCTCGAATCGCCTTATCCGCGCTGGCAGGGATTGAACCTCAGCTGGGAGGTGCTCGAAGGGCTGGCGAAACACAACGGCCCAGTCAGCGCCGCACCCTGGGCGCTGGCAGAGATCGACGCCGCGTTCGATCTCGACCTCGGTCGTCATGCCTCGCTCGAGGCGCAGGTGGCAGCGGTCGCCGACGACATCGCCTATGACAACCACGACATTGATGACGGCCTGCGCGCGGGCTTTCTGGCGTTCGACGACCTGCTCGCTCTGCCGTTCGCTGCTGCGCAATGGGACGCGATCCGCCAGCGCTTTGCCGATGTCAGCCCCGACAGGCTGCAGGCAGAGTTCGTCCGCGACCAGATCGGCCTGATGGTCAATGACGTGATCGCATCGACCCGCGCGCGAATCGCCGCTCTGGGGATCACATCGATCGAGGATGTCCGCAGCGCCGGACAGACGATCGCCGGATTTTCCGAACCCATGGCGGCGCAGGAGCGGCAGCTCAAGGCGTTCATGTACGAGCGCGTATATCACCACCCACGCCAGCTCGAGGCGGCGGCGCTGGCCCGCGAAGTCATCGCCGCGCTGTTTGCCGCCTATCGCGGTGATCCCGGCCTTCTGCCCGAGGACTGGCGTACCCGCATGCCCGCAAGCGAGCCCCCGCAGAGCCGCCACTTCGCAGACTTCCTCGCCGGGATGACCGACCGGTTCGCGCTGACCTGCCACCGCGCGATTTTCGGCCATGCGCCCGAGGGGCTCAGCCACGTCTGA